The following are encoded together in the Candidatus Methylomirabilis oxygeniifera genome:
- a CDS encoding Biotin synthetase (Fragment) — MEAGQSGDVTARVRWIGERVLAGGTPTFEEAVELFERPDYDVHELFQTANRLRMNRFGNRIHLCGIVNAKSGGCPEDCSFCSQSSRQAAEIARYSVIAPDEMVVAARRARGYGAWALGVVTAGRGYDATSEDFRQLVEGIRAISRDGSAEAHASLGIMGDEEFRQLKTAGLTTFNHNLETGRSYFPNVCTTHTYDERVATIKAAKAAGIRACSGGVFGMGEAPRHRAELAFALKELDVDEVPLNFLIAVDGTSLANIAPLSPLEILKVIALFRWILPTKNIFICAGRQHLGELHPMIFFAGASGIMVGDFLTTRNRSVSDDLKMFHDLGLDCGESLLAPKRHAPTASTGLTTGAAL; from the coding sequence ATGGAAGCCGGACAATCTGGTGATGTGACAGCGCGGGTGCGATGGATCGGCGAGCGGGTACTCGCCGGAGGGACGCCGACGTTTGAGGAGGCCGTCGAGCTCTTCGAACGGCCCGATTACGACGTCCATGAGCTGTTTCAGACAGCAAATCGCCTCCGGATGAATCGATTCGGCAACCGGATACATCTGTGCGGCATCGTCAACGCGAAGAGCGGCGGCTGCCCCGAGGACTGTAGCTTCTGCAGCCAGTCTTCCCGCCAGGCCGCCGAGATCGCGCGATATAGCGTAATCGCACCCGACGAGATGGTTGTGGCCGCCAGGCGGGCGCGCGGGTACGGCGCCTGGGCGCTTGGCGTAGTGACCGCAGGTCGGGGCTACGATGCGACTTCTGAAGATTTTCGGCAGCTCGTCGAGGGGATTCGGGCTATTTCGCGGGATGGCTCGGCAGAAGCACACGCCTCCCTCGGGATTATGGGCGACGAGGAGTTCCGACAGCTTAAAACGGCCGGCCTCACGACGTTCAATCACAACCTGGAGACCGGCCGTTCCTACTTTCCGAACGTCTGTACGACCCACACCTATGACGAGCGGGTCGCGACCATTAAAGCAGCCAAGGCGGCCGGGATCAGGGCGTGCAGCGGCGGGGTCTTCGGCATGGGTGAGGCCCCCAGACATCGCGCCGAACTGGCCTTTGCCCTGAAAGAGCTGGACGTGGACGAGGTTCCCCTGAATTTTCTGATCGCTGTCGATGGCACCAGTCTGGCGAATATCGCCCCGCTCTCACCGCTTGAGATCCTGAAGGTGATCGCGCTGTTTCGCTGGATCCTTCCGACTAAGAACATCTTCATCTGCGCCGGCCGGCAGCATCTGGGCGAATTGCACCCGATGATCTTTTTTGCCGGCGCAAGCGGAATCATGGTGGGCGACTTTCTGACCACCAGGAACCGAAGCGTAAGCGACGACCTCAAGATGTTTCATGATCTGGGGCTTGATTGTGGCGAGTCGTTGCTCGCTCCGAAACGCCACGCCCCCACCGCTTCGACAGGCCTCACCACAGGCGCTGCACTCTGA
- the bioA gene encoding Adenosylmethionine-8-amino-7-oxononanoate aminotransferase (7,8-diamino-pelargonic acid aminotransferase) (DAPA aminotransferase) — MASRSRRLQQDDKRYVWHPFTQMQDWLQERHPIIERGEGSTLIDVDGRSYLDGVSSLWVTVHGHRNAVIDQAIRTQLGKIAHTTFLGLSHPLAIDLARALVRIAPKGLTKVFYSDNGSTAVEIALKMAFQYWQQRGGAFRRKRRFIALEEAYHGDTLGAVSVGGIDLFHQLYRPLLFPIRRIPSPYRAPWDRRRRPDPLVRLGSMLARHHDQTAGLVMEPLMQGAAGMLPSPPGFLKAVRSLCSQYNVLLILDEVATGFGRTGTMFACEQEGVAPDLLCLAKGLTGGYLPLAATLATQQIFDGFYAPYGEKKSFFHGHSYTANPLACAAALANLQCFRRERTLERLQPRIAFLRRELESLRLLPHVGDIRQVGFMVGIELMQDPARGEPYPYEAKIGIRTILDARRRGLIIRPLGNVIVLMPPLSISRTDLRRMVRIVGDSIRAATE, encoded by the coding sequence ATGGCCTCACGCAGCCGGCGGCTTCAGCAGGACGATAAACGCTACGTTTGGCACCCGTTCACCCAGATGCAGGACTGGCTGCAGGAGCGCCACCCGATCATCGAACGGGGCGAGGGGAGTACCCTCATTGACGTGGATGGGCGTTCCTACCTGGACGGCGTCTCCTCTCTGTGGGTGACGGTCCATGGCCACCGCAACGCAGTCATCGATCAAGCCATCCGTACCCAACTCGGAAAGATCGCGCATACGACCTTCCTGGGGCTTTCGCACCCGCTCGCCATTGACCTGGCCAGGGCGCTCGTCCGGATCGCCCCGAAAGGGCTCACCAAGGTGTTTTACTCCGACAACGGCTCGACTGCCGTCGAGATCGCGCTCAAGATGGCGTTTCAGTACTGGCAGCAGCGAGGCGGAGCGTTTCGCCGTAAGAGGCGGTTCATCGCCCTGGAAGAAGCGTATCACGGCGACACCCTGGGCGCGGTGAGCGTAGGCGGGATCGATCTGTTCCATCAGCTTTATCGGCCGCTCCTGTTCCCGATTCGGCGGATTCCGTCGCCGTATCGGGCGCCATGGGACCGCCGCCGTCGGCCCGACCCGCTTGTGCGACTGGGGTCGATGCTGGCGCGGCATCACGATCAGACGGCGGGTCTGGTGATGGAGCCGCTGATGCAGGGCGCGGCCGGCATGCTGCCGTCGCCGCCGGGCTTCCTCAAGGCCGTGCGATCGCTCTGCTCACAGTACAATGTGCTGCTGATCCTGGATGAGGTCGCCACCGGCTTCGGCCGGACCGGGACGATGTTTGCCTGCGAACAGGAAGGGGTGGCGCCGGACCTGCTCTGTCTGGCGAAAGGGCTGACCGGAGGGTACCTGCCGCTGGCGGCCACGCTTGCGACACAGCAGATCTTTGACGGCTTTTACGCCCCGTATGGGGAGAAGAAGAGCTTCTTTCACGGTCATAGCTACACCGCGAACCCGCTGGCGTGCGCTGCCGCCCTCGCGAACCTGCAGTGCTTTCGGCGGGAGCGGACGCTCGAGCGGTTGCAGCCCAGGATCGCCTTCCTGCGTCGGGAACTGGAATCGCTGCGATTGCTGCCGCACGTGGGCGACATCCGACAGGTGGGGTTCATGGTGGGGATAGAGTTGATGCAGGATCCGGCACGGGGTGAACCGTACCCGTACGAGGCTAAGATCGGGATTCGGACGATCCTCGACGCGAGGCGTCGAGGGCTCATCATCCGGCCGTTGGGCAACGTCATTGTCCTGATGCCGCCCCTGTCGATCTCCCGCACCGACCTGCGCAGGATGGTTCGCATTGTCGGTGACTCCATCAGGGCGGCAACGGAGTAA
- the bioD gene encoding Dethiobiotin synthetase (Dethiobiotin synthase) (DTB synthetase) (DTBS) encodes MLLSEESIGLFVTGTDTGVGKTLITAGLAYALQTHGIDVGVMKPVETGCPIRGGRVRPPDAFALREAAGSRDALDLVNPYRFREPVAPMVAAERSGRRIDVEQLLERFGRLADRHTMMLVEGAGGLLVPITEQVSFLDLAARLRLPLLVVIGSRLGALNHARLTVEAALAARVPVAAAVVNRTTAERSPARITNLAALRRLLPVPILGEIPRLSDLRGHALWRSPILQRILTSYLKDLFPELMRR; translated from the coding sequence ATGCTACTTTCTGAAGAATCCATCGGTCTATTCGTCACCGGGACCGATACCGGCGTCGGGAAGACGCTGATTACGGCCGGGCTCGCGTATGCCCTGCAGACTCATGGGATCGATGTCGGGGTGATGAAGCCGGTCGAGACCGGTTGCCCCATCCGGGGTGGCCGGGTGCGACCGCCGGATGCCTTCGCGCTGCGTGAGGCGGCAGGATCGCGGGACGCCCTGGACCTGGTCAACCCCTATCGCTTCCGTGAGCCCGTGGCCCCGATGGTTGCGGCCGAGCGGTCGGGACGACGCATCGATGTCGAGCAGTTGCTGGAGCGATTCGGTCGTCTCGCCGATCGACATACCATGATGTTGGTCGAGGGTGCCGGCGGCCTCTTGGTTCCCATCACCGAACAGGTATCGTTCCTCGATCTTGCGGCCCGGCTGCGCCTTCCCCTCCTCGTCGTTATCGGGTCCAGGCTCGGCGCGCTGAACCATGCCAGGCTCACGGTCGAGGCCGCCCTTGCCGCCCGTGTCCCGGTGGCCGCGGCCGTCGTGAATCGCACGACCGCCGAACGATCGCCGGCCCGGATCACCAACCTTGCGGCCCTCCGCCGCCTCCTGCCGGTCCCGATCCTTGGCGAGATCCCGCGCCTGTCCGATCTCAGGGGACACGCGCTCTGGCGCAGTCCTATCCTGCAGCGCATTCTCACGTCATATCTCAAAGATCTCTTTCCGGAACTGATGAGGAGGTGA
- a CDS encoding RlpA-like lipoprotein precursor (fragment), protein MFIVRRSALLTLPLLSLLFLTSCTLFGQGPRIWEDPSGEKGLASWYGHPYHGRRTSNGEVYDMYQLTAAHREIPLGSWVEVINLTNGRSLTVRVNDRGPFVDGRIIDLSYASAQLLGVVGPGVAPVRVRLIQAPPQAPGPARYSVQVASFVTESNALALKAELEQKVSDVRMVKALIGGEVYYRIQVGQLGSRAEARAAAERLASLGYRVLITDFDERP, encoded by the coding sequence GTGTTCATCGTACGCCGATCCGCACTGCTTACGCTGCCGCTGCTATCTCTCTTGTTCCTGACCTCGTGTACGCTCTTTGGTCAAGGGCCGCGCATCTGGGAGGATCCGTCCGGCGAGAAGGGGCTGGCGTCGTGGTATGGTCATCCGTACCATGGTCGCCGTACCAGTAATGGCGAGGTCTACGATATGTATCAATTGACGGCGGCCCACCGCGAGATCCCGCTCGGAAGCTGGGTGGAGGTGATTAATCTCACCAACGGTCGTTCTCTCACGGTCCGGGTCAACGATCGCGGGCCGTTTGTGGACGGCCGAATTATCGATCTGTCGTATGCCTCGGCCCAGTTGCTCGGGGTGGTGGGACCTGGCGTGGCGCCGGTGAGGGTTCGACTGATTCAAGCGCCGCCGCAGGCTCCAGGTCCGGCTCGCTATTCGGTGCAGGTCGCCTCATTTGTCACAGAGTCGAACGCCCTTGCGCTGAAGGCCGAGCTGGAGCAGAAGGTCTCAGATGTTCGCATGGTGAAGGCCCTGATCGGCGGAGAGGTCTACTATCGGATCCAGGTCGGACAGCTCGGCTCTCGCGCTGAGGCCAGGGCGGCCGCGGAACGGCTGGCGTCGCTGGGCTATCGCGTCCTGATCACGGATTTTGACGAGCGGCCCTGA
- a CDS encoding putative Histidine kinase (Evidence 3 : Function proposed based on presence of conserved amino acid motif, structural feature or limited homology; Product type pe : putative enzyme) — protein sequence MNRQATRQEVSLLRDPSRWIGLRTRLLLLILLAIGPALGLALYTGLQHRRMAAVQAQQEALRLARIAVGDHERLIQGAQQLLIALSSLPVVRAYDARACHAYFAALLKQYPRYANLGVVTADGDVVCSALPLSGPINLADRAYVRRAVETRAFAVGDYQIGHITGKATINFGYPIPDDVGPIRAVVFAALDLAWLNRPAADARLPAGSVLNVIDRNGTIVVRYPDPERWIGRLAVDTPIARTVLAVGEGATETSGVDGIVRLYGFAPLRGALHGPELYVQIGIPTSTAYAEADRLLARNLIGLGLAGVLALAAAWMFGDRFILRGVRALVYGTERLKAGDLTGRIEVTGRDELGTLAVRFNEMADGLQEAHDRLAADVRELGYRAQELGLLREIDLMMLAETPLRDLLSKAVEAFARLADAQTCVLVTADPKSGELTPVANWGPDLEAIRQYFATFRPRAGEEGGSLGRAIATRKAVTTPDVASDPSMERYRDAALALGIRAILVVPLVADQHVLGAAGIGYPTVRRFSETEVRSMEGFASQLAVALEQTRLREEAKDRRGLEEALYASRQLFQAVVQSTPDAVIVADGSTRIVACNAGAQRLFGYTEGELQGMPVMALVPERYRETHRQGLDRFEVTGEARVIGRTIEVDALRKDGSDVPVELSLAGWKTGDRVFYSAILHDITERKQYTTHLEQTVQEKTRTLRAANQQLEAASRHKSEFLANMSHEFRTPLNSIIGFSDILRDPAFGPLTEKQARFAQNIQVSGQHLLSLINDLLDLSKVEAGKIDLHPEPFECREAIRAALAEVQPQADLKQLELTPQTDEAPSTIIADPVRFKQILLNLLSNAVKFTPEGGRITVTVRRAARQEEGDTSQGAAGQGLEILHSTPHTPHPCDVLEIAVADTGIGIKPDDLPRLFQEFTRLDAAIAKRTKGTGLGLALTKRLVELHGGEIAAVSDGEGRGSTFTVRLPITPTNHHPLQ from the coding sequence GTGAATCGCCAGGCTACGCGTCAGGAGGTATCGCTGTTGCGAGATCCGTCGCGGTGGATCGGCCTTCGCACCCGCCTGTTGCTGCTCATCCTCTTAGCGATCGGGCCGGCATTGGGCCTTGCGCTCTACACGGGCCTGCAACATCGCCGGATGGCCGCCGTTCAGGCTCAACAAGAGGCGCTGCGGCTGGCGCGGATCGCCGTCGGCGACCACGAACGACTGATACAGGGGGCGCAGCAACTTCTCATCGCGCTGTCGTCGCTGCCCGTAGTCCGCGCGTATGATGCTCGCGCGTGTCACGCGTACTTTGCCGCTCTCCTGAAACAGTATCCTCGGTATGCCAACCTGGGTGTGGTGACGGCCGACGGCGATGTTGTGTGCAGCGCGCTGCCACTGTCGGGCCCCATTAATCTCGCCGATCGGGCGTATGTTCGGCGCGCCGTGGAGACCCGCGCCTTCGCCGTCGGCGACTACCAGATCGGCCATATCACCGGTAAAGCTACGATCAATTTCGGCTATCCCATCCCTGACGACGTCGGACCTATCCGGGCGGTGGTCTTCGCCGCGTTGGATTTGGCCTGGTTGAACCGGCCGGCTGCCGACGCTCGGTTGCCGGCGGGTTCGGTGCTGAACGTGATCGACCGCAACGGCACAATCGTAGTCCGTTATCCGGACCCGGAACGGTGGATCGGGCGGCTCGCGGTGGACACGCCCATCGCCAGGACCGTTCTTGCCGTCGGTGAGGGCGCGACTGAGACGTCCGGTGTGGACGGTATTGTACGTCTCTACGGGTTCGCCCCCCTGCGCGGCGCGCTGCACGGGCCGGAACTGTACGTGCAGATCGGCATTCCAACGTCGACAGCCTATGCTGAAGCCGATCGGCTGCTGGCGCGTAACCTCATCGGGCTCGGGCTTGCGGGCGTACTGGCGCTTGCGGCGGCGTGGATGTTCGGCGACCGATTCATCCTGCGCGGGGTAAGGGCCCTGGTATATGGGACCGAGCGACTGAAGGCGGGCGACCTGACCGGCCGGATCGAGGTGACCGGACGCGACGAACTCGGCACCCTGGCGGTCAGGTTTAACGAGATGGCGGACGGTCTGCAAGAGGCTCATGACCGGCTTGCGGCGGACGTCAGGGAATTGGGGTATCGCGCGCAGGAACTCGGCCTTCTTCGGGAGATTGACCTGATGATGTTAGCCGAGACGCCTCTGCGGGACCTGCTTTCGAAGGCTGTTGAGGCGTTCGCTCGGCTGGCAGACGCGCAGACGTGCGTTTTGGTCACTGCCGACCCGAAGAGCGGAGAGCTGACGCCGGTTGCGAATTGGGGGCCGGACCTGGAGGCGATCCGGCAATACTTCGCAACCTTTCGGCCGCGAGCCGGAGAGGAAGGCGGTTCTCTTGGGAGAGCGATCGCCACGCGGAAGGCCGTCACGACCCCGGACGTGGCCTCCGATCCTTCGATGGAGCGGTATCGCGATGCCGCGTTGGCCCTTGGTATCCGCGCGATTCTCGTGGTGCCGTTGGTCGCAGATCAGCACGTGTTGGGGGCCGCAGGGATCGGCTACCCGACAGTCCGGCGCTTCTCAGAGACGGAGGTCCGGTCGATGGAGGGCTTTGCGAGCCAGCTTGCCGTGGCGTTGGAACAGACCCGCCTTCGGGAGGAAGCGAAGGATCGCCGAGGCCTGGAGGAGGCGCTCTATGCGAGCCGGCAGTTGTTCCAGGCGGTCGTGCAGTCGACCCCAGACGCAGTTATTGTCGCCGACGGCAGTACTCGCATCGTGGCGTGCAACGCAGGTGCCCAGCGCCTCTTCGGCTATACTGAAGGAGAGTTGCAGGGTATGCCGGTCATGGCTCTGGTGCCCGAACGATACCGGGAGACGCACCGACAGGGACTGGACCGGTTCGAAGTAACGGGCGAGGCCCGTGTGATCGGCAGAACGATCGAGGTTGACGCGCTGCGGAAGGACGGCAGCGACGTACCGGTGGAGTTGTCTCTTGCCGGTTGGAAGACAGGAGACCGGGTGTTCTACAGCGCTATCCTACACGATATCACTGAGCGCAAACAGTATACGACACACCTGGAACAGACGGTTCAGGAGAAAACGCGGACGCTGCGAGCGGCTAATCAACAGCTCGAAGCCGCGTCCCGACACAAGTCGGAGTTTCTGGCTAACATGTCGCATGAATTCCGGACGCCGCTCAACTCGATCATCGGCTTTTCCGACATCCTCAGAGACCCGGCCTTCGGCCCTTTGACCGAGAAGCAGGCCCGATTTGCGCAGAATATTCAGGTGAGCGGGCAGCACCTGTTGTCGCTGATCAATGACCTGCTGGACCTGTCAAAGGTGGAGGCCGGTAAGATCGACTTGCATCCCGAGCCCTTCGAGTGCCGAGAGGCCATACGCGCCGCCTTGGCGGAAGTCCAGCCCCAGGCCGACCTCAAACAGCTTGAGTTGACGCCGCAGACGGATGAGGCACCGTCCACGATCATCGCCGATCCCGTCCGCTTCAAGCAGATCCTGTTGAACCTCCTCTCCAACGCCGTCAAGTTTACGCCGGAAGGCGGACGAATCACCGTGACCGTGCGACGCGCCGCGCGACAGGAAGAAGGCGACACGAGTCAGGGGGCGGCAGGCCAGGGCCTGGAGATCCTACACTCCACACCCCACACCCCACACCCTTGCGATGTCCTGGAAATCGCCGTTGCCGATACCGGAATCGGAATTAAGCCGGACGACCTACCAAGGCTGTTCCAGGAGTTCACCCGCCTTGATGCGGCGATCGCCAAGCGGACGAAGGGTACCGGGCTCGGCCTCGCCCTGACGAAGCGACTCGTCGAGCTGCACGGGGGAGAGATCGCTGCTGTCTCGGACGGCGAAGGACGGGGCAGCACCTTCACGGTTCGGCTTCCCATTACCCCTACCAACCATCACCCTCTCCAATAG
- a CDS encoding Two-component response regulator (fragment) yields the protein MRTREISSKLPRLLVVDDNAQNIELLTALMEAEGYEVISAADGLEALTHVAAAPPDLILLDIMMPKLDGYAVCRRLKEEAATRLVPIVLLTALGAEEARIRGIEAGADDFITKPFSRTELKARIRSLLRLKSFTDELEHAETMLLALGRTVEARDPYTQGHCEQLAAYSVALGRKLGLPLEELTALDRGGFLHDLGKIGIPDAILLKPGGLSEAEWVIMREHPVIGERICLSLRSLQRVLPIIRHHHERWDGSGYPDGLKGEAIPITARILQTVDIYDAMRTARPYKPAMSPEAACNTLRDEVARGWRDPHIVCPFIELIERGELPDRK from the coding sequence ATGCGAACCCGCGAGATCTCTTCAAAGCTGCCACGGCTGCTTGTTGTCGACGACAACGCGCAGAACATTGAACTGCTGACGGCCCTGATGGAGGCCGAAGGATATGAGGTGATCTCGGCCGCTGACGGTCTGGAGGCTCTGACTCATGTGGCTGCCGCCCCTCCGGACCTGATTCTGCTGGATATCATGATGCCGAAGCTGGATGGCTATGCAGTCTGCCGACGTCTCAAAGAGGAGGCGGCCACCCGCCTGGTGCCTATCGTGCTGCTTACGGCTCTTGGGGCGGAAGAAGCCCGGATTCGAGGAATCGAGGCGGGGGCCGACGACTTTATTACGAAGCCGTTCAGCCGGACAGAGCTGAAGGCCCGCATCCGCTCGCTGCTCCGGCTCAAGAGCTTTACCGACGAGTTGGAGCACGCCGAAACCATGCTGCTTGCGCTGGGCCGAACCGTCGAGGCGAGGGACCCGTACACCCAGGGCCACTGCGAGCAGTTGGCGGCCTACTCGGTCGCCCTTGGGCGGAAGCTAGGCCTGCCACTGGAGGAGTTGACGGCCCTGGATAGAGGCGGATTCTTGCACGACCTTGGTAAAATCGGGATTCCGGATGCGATTCTCTTGAAACCAGGCGGCCTCAGCGAGGCAGAGTGGGTGATCATGCGCGAGCACCCGGTGATCGGCGAGCGGATCTGCCTGTCGCTGCGATCGCTCCAGCGGGTTCTGCCGATCATCCGCCATCACCACGAGCGGTGGGATGGCAGCGGCTACCCGGACGGCCTGAAGGGCGAGGCGATTCCGATCACAGCACGCATCTTGCAAACCGTGGATATCTATGATGCAATGAGGACGGCCCGTCCATACAAGCCCGCCATGTCGCCTGAAGCTGCGTGCAATACCCTCCGGGATGAGGTGGCGCGAGGTTGGCGGGATCCGCACATTGTGTGTCCGTTCATCGAGCTGATCGAACGCGGAGAGCTGCCGGATCGGAAGTAG
- a CDS encoding putative Histidine kinase (Evidence 3 : Function proposed based on presence of conserved amino acid motif, structural feature or limited homology; Product type pe : putative enzyme) gives MLSIKNWSISTRLLLAFLLVLAPFVGFVSIAGLHFGAIMHSYIRIQEDATVDLKRTSDVMAAADGLLLATEDYLASRGSQEQQRVIGYVTHLHEAFRILGTTRFEGADERRLFDAAKDMAPRMEVLGREIVEPAPFPYTREISAKVARLTKVHDHVDTTLHQLMDIHIREIDDAMRHVSDVGRQVIFVTFVTLAVSALGAVTISVPLAHWLSRPIRAIAQGSRRLAEGDLSQRVETTGGGELGEAAQAFNEMAQRLERSAIENTALYGAARQRAERIAAVNRLTKIISASLDIGAVYETFAAELKRFIPYARMGIVIAEKSGVRFALFQLVGHRLNAVPIGMVWSNVRGTGIEWVMSHRRPHFERDLAKARRFVEDGALLKEGVRSTVRLPLIATGQVIGVLFLDDVEPDRYSEHDLELLIPLGEQLAIAIENSRLHSEMERKVEERTETLRETQAQLIQSGKLAAVGTLAAGVAHELNQPLMIIRGYAQELLTDERVASEEIRDDLRRIEAQTTRMAAIINHLRDFSRESKGRREVTDLNRLVREALAFLGQQLKAHDVVVVQELDPALPTVWVDPLQIEQVLLNLITNARDAMESTGMGAITIRTDVVSGSRVALSVTDTGPGIPEEIRTRIFDPFFTTKEVGKGTGLGLSICHGIIEEHGGALIMESSVADGRGARFTMILPQAVLDETTGERT, from the coding sequence ATGTTGTCCATCAAGAACTGGAGCATCAGCACGCGGCTGCTGCTCGCCTTTCTCCTGGTCCTGGCTCCCTTTGTGGGGTTTGTCAGTATTGCCGGGCTGCATTTCGGCGCCATCATGCACTCCTATATACGGATCCAGGAGGATGCGACAGTCGATCTGAAGCGGACATCCGACGTAATGGCGGCTGCCGATGGTCTCCTGCTGGCAACTGAAGACTATCTCGCCAGTCGAGGTTCGCAGGAGCAGCAGCGGGTTATCGGATACGTGACGCATCTTCATGAGGCCTTCAGGATTCTGGGAACCACGCGATTTGAGGGCGCCGACGAGCGGCGATTGTTCGATGCAGCGAAAGACATGGCGCCTCGCATGGAAGTGCTCGGACGGGAAATCGTAGAGCCTGCGCCCTTCCCGTACACTCGTGAGATATCCGCCAAGGTGGCCAGACTGACGAAGGTGCACGATCACGTCGATACGACGTTACATCAGCTTATGGACATCCACATACGCGAAATCGATGACGCGATGCGACACGTTTCCGATGTGGGCCGCCAGGTGATATTTGTCACGTTCGTTACATTGGCTGTCAGTGCGTTGGGGGCCGTCACCATCAGCGTTCCATTGGCGCACTGGCTGAGCCGACCCATCCGAGCCATCGCGCAGGGGAGTCGTCGGCTGGCTGAGGGCGACCTGTCTCAACGGGTGGAGACGACCGGTGGAGGGGAGCTCGGAGAGGCGGCTCAGGCCTTTAACGAGATGGCGCAACGGCTGGAACGATCGGCCATCGAGAATACCGCGCTCTACGGCGCAGCGCGCCAGCGCGCCGAACGGATTGCGGCCGTCAATCGCCTGACCAAGATCATCAGCGCCTCCCTCGATATCGGCGCGGTCTATGAGACCTTTGCCGCGGAGTTGAAACGGTTCATCCCGTACGCGCGGATGGGGATTGTGATAGCTGAGAAGTCGGGCGTGCGATTTGCGCTCTTTCAACTTGTCGGCCACCGACTGAATGCGGTGCCGATTGGGATGGTCTGGTCGAACGTGAGAGGGACCGGCATTGAGTGGGTGATGTCCCACAGACGGCCTCATTTTGAACGGGATCTTGCAAAGGCGCGACGATTTGTCGAAGATGGAGCCCTGCTGAAAGAAGGGGTCCGCTCCACCGTTCGTCTGCCCCTCATCGCAACAGGACAGGTCATCGGTGTCCTCTTTCTTGATGATGTCGAGCCCGATCGTTACAGCGAGCATGATCTTGAACTGCTTATTCCTCTTGGGGAGCAGTTGGCGATTGCCATCGAAAACTCCCGGCTGCATAGCGAGATGGAACGAAAGGTGGAGGAGCGAACCGAGACGCTTCGGGAGACGCAGGCTCAGCTCATCCAGTCCGGTAAGTTGGCGGCGGTAGGGACGCTGGCGGCCGGAGTGGCCCACGAACTGAACCAGCCCCTGATGATTATCCGGGGCTACGCCCAGGAGCTGCTGACCGACGAGCGGGTAGCCTCCGAGGAGATCCGTGATGACCTGCGGCGGATTGAGGCACAGACGACCCGAATGGCGGCCATCATCAACCACCTTCGCGACTTCTCGCGCGAGTCGAAGGGCAGGCGAGAGGTCACAGACCTGAACCGGTTGGTGAGAGAAGCGCTGGCCTTCCTCGGTCAGCAGCTCAAAGCTCACGATGTCGTCGTCGTTCAGGAGCTCGACCCTGCGCTGCCGACGGTCTGGGTCGATCCGTTGCAGATCGAACAGGTACTTTTGAATCTGATCACCAACGCGCGGGACGCTATGGAGTCGACCGGGATGGGGGCGATCACCATCCGGACCGATGTCGTATCCGGTAGCCGGGTGGCGCTGAGCGTGACCGATACCGGTCCCGGCATCCCTGAAGAGATTCGGACCAGAATCTTTGATCCCTTCTTTACGACGAAAGAGGTCGGCAAGGGAACGGGTCTCGGTCTGAGCATCTGTCATGGTATTATCGAGGAGCATGGGGGGGCGTTAATAATGGAGAGCTCGGTGGCCGACGGACGGGGCGCCCGATTTACCATGATCTTACCCCAGGCCGTCCTGGATGAGACGACAGGCGAGCGGACATGA
- a CDS encoding protein of unknown function (Evidence 5 : No homology to any previously reported sequences) — MTGARILLVDDEPEIRRLLSRHLQRLGYTVREAGDGEEAVAAATAEIPDVVITDMSMPRLDGLELLERLRSMDPGLPVIVLTGHGSIENVIAAMRRGAAFDYLLKPLQDLTVLEVSVARAFEIRKLRAQAREAFQVGAIRELAVTASDRILNPLNIISLSVERLTRNGMTAEAKAKAVANIETAVETITKVVRQMRAVARYTPREVVPGLREIDLDRAAGDEKREKNDESLPPT; from the coding sequence ATGACGGGCGCACGTATTTTGCTGGTCGATGACGAGCCGGAGATTCGCAGATTACTTTCGCGTCATCTCCAGCGGCTGGGGTATACGGTGCGGGAGGCTGGGGATGGCGAGGAGGCCGTGGCGGCGGCGACGGCGGAGATTCCGGATGTCGTGATCACCGATATGTCTATGCCTCGCCTGGACGGTCTGGAGTTGCTTGAGAGGCTTCGAAGTATGGATCCCGGTCTTCCTGTTATCGTGCTGACCGGGCACGGGTCGATCGAGAACGTCATTGCCGCGATGCGGCGGGGGGCGGCCTTTGATTATCTGCTCAAGCCGCTCCAGGACCTTACCGTGCTGGAGGTGTCGGTTGCCAGGGCCTTTGAGATCAGGAAGCTGCGCGCCCAGGCCCGCGAGGCGTTTCAGGTCGGCGCCATCCGGGAGTTGGCGGTGACTGCGAGCGACAGGATCCTGAATCCTCTGAACATCATCAGTCTGAGTGTGGAGCGGCTGACCCGCAACGGGATGACGGCAGAGGCTAAGGCCAAAGCGGTCGCGAACATCGAGACGGCTGTCGAGACTATTACCAAGGTTGTCCGGCAGATGCGTGCGGTGGCGCGATATACGCCTCGCGAGGTCGTCCCGGGTCTGCGGGAGATCGATCTTGATCGAGCCGCCGGAGACGAGAAGCGCGAGAAGAACGACGAGTCGTTGCCGCCGACATGA